TTAttgatttattcattttttagaaaaagaaatgttTGGAACTTACTGAATATAAAACTGTAAGTCTGTAACTAATTAAAAGAACGGACTAAAGTtttacactttattttttttagtaaatgtaattaattaaagaaatgacacaataattaactttaatgacttagtcaaattagcaaattttaaaagaaaaaactgaAGTTCTGTGAAATTTTTAGTATGAagttaaaaatatcaatttctgAATATAATATGGTAACTAATATAAGAAAATCACATAATCAGTTTTAATTGACTATGTTATATATTagtaacaaattttaaaagaaaactgAAGTTGTACACTcgatttgttttaaatttaatagaTCAATTTCTTGATATATAACTGTGTCTAATTAGAGAAAATGTCATAATCACTTCAGTTCAATTGACTAAGTTAAATATTAGCaagttttaaaagaaaaaactgaAGCTCTGTGAAATTTTTAGTATTCcctttaaattaaaaagatcaattctatgaatataaaaattgtaactaattaaagaaaatgacattATCATTTTTAATTGACTAAGTTAAAcataaggatttttttttatataaaaactgAAGTTGTACACTTGAAATTTGTTCTAATATTAAGTTAAATAGTTAAatttctaataaattaaatataaatttatttgagcGACTATCTTTATCATATTAGTATAGCTGAAATatgctttattattttttaatggaaGTGTCAATTTATTGTTTATAAGCTTATACTAGTCAATTTTGTTTTTGGTACCTACATGACAAATACATTTTTGGTGATGAAACACGAATGGTGAACCCCAGGGAGAAAGGAGAGTGGTTGATTCTTTGTCctcttttttcttatattatcatctcaagaaaattatatataatcaagAGACATCGCACTGTTGAATTGATCACTGATGTTAGAAAATTATTGGGGTGCTTGTGTATCTCTTAAGTTTACAAAAATATGTGtgaatgtatatttattttgagaaattgatTGAAAATAAAGTACATAATTAATAGTGTACATATGAACAATATAGAAATACTCTTGTGTTGTCGGTACAAAGCGAAAGAGTCAAGaccaaaattttgaaagaaagacAAATTactatcaaaatatatattgataatatcttcaaattaattttggtGTTTGATTGgacaaaattttttgaaaatattttattttttaggaaataagctctttaaaaatgaaaatgttattggtttaataattttattaatattaaaaataaaaaagtaaagaaaaataaaaggagcCTACTTgtcctatttttttaattagaaactTATAAGACACTTTTAACTCATTTTTCCTATCGAACACACCCTTTGTGTTTGTACTTCTCTTGGggttatataaatttttttttatagcaaTATGTCAAAGACTTAATGGTCTAAATTCCAAACCTTATTTTTCGTCGAATAATATTAGTCTATCTTCTAGAATTTGGAACAAGCACATGGTTGCGTATCAGAGGAACTCTTGCTACCGATTTCCTAATTACTATATGGATTGAAAAGAATAAATTGGATTAAAAACACTGCGAACATAGGGACATATATATTATTGCATCAATactgaaaaaaatgaaaacgcGACAAATAGTAAGATAAAAGCTATTTAAAATTTCCGAATTTTTCACATAGAAGCCACAGAAGTGGGATTAACCCTGCTACAAACATCGCGGATTTCCAATTGAGCGCCAGCGGAGGGAGGTAGGTTCCCCATTTTGATCATAGCAGCAGCAAAATCTTCAAGAAAAACAGTAATATTGTTGCTATAAGTGGTTACAAAACCAGCAGTTGTAGTATTCCCAGTCAAAACTTGATCGGAGAACATTATCCCCTGGTTGTTGTTTAAGTTATCATAGTAAACTTTGTCGAACACAGCAGGAGTTGTATCCAATTGTTGCAAATCAGAATCAGTTAGCGTGGCGGAGCAGTTGCATTGGAGTTGTGCGGCAGGATTAACGTTGGTGCTAACACACACGGTGGCACACCTGGCGAAACCTACCGTGTGCGCGCCAGCTAGTGCCACCATTTCACGGACAGTGAAATTTTTGTCGCTGAATTTCTGTATTTGAACAGTTAGGTTGTCGGATGGAGCTGGAAGTTGATTTATAGCACCACTAAAGTTGGCTGTTGTAGCATCGCTTCTCCCTAGTGCAACGGTATAAGTTTGTCCTCCTAACTGTCATATACAAAAATAGAGTTTAAGTTAGGAGTTTAAATTATACGTATCGATCGTATAATATAAGTTAACTAAACATATTGTGTAAAgctaaattaaaaatagtaattttgaCTAAAAATTGAGTAATGGACTTACTTTAGCAAGAGAATCACGAGCAGCAATAGCTAAAATGTCAGCACAAGATACAGATATGTTGGGGCATGAATCTACAACACTTTGTTTAGCTTGTGCTATCACTTCAAAGCCTCTGACTGAGTTGTTGTTGGGTGGTGAGTTTTGTTCCCCGGTGAATGTTCCATTAATATCATCTAGCAGAATACCTCCATCACAAcccttgtttttttttcaaaccaaAAAGATAACTATAATTagtcaattatatatatacataattagtTACTCTatctgtttcaatttgattttatttaacatgaatttttttaaatgaagagatactttttaaatttgtgtttaaaatatgataaaataagtcATAGATATTCACGTGACTATAAACCATTTCGTTAAccaaaaaataagtattttagaGTTAAAATATTCCGTCATAgatgtcattctttttaaaattgactaaaaaggaaaaataatcgTATAAATTGAGACgaaaaaaatatagtaactAATTAAACATAAGAATGTCAAAATGAGCTCAAATGTAGAAGACCcttttagaatttatttaatGATAAAACAAACCTAATTAGATAAATATTCCTACTATATTTACTAATTCTCTTTATAGTTTcgaacaaattaaatattatcttactaatcaataattttatattaaatttcaagttagatattgtaaaataatatatttttgctatcaatatattaatatagaaaaaaaacatactagatagaatgaaatgaataaaatagactatttatttaagatatataaaaatgggactagatttatatatatctaaaatacCAAATATACAAAGAGAATTGAGCAAAAGAGCAAGTGATGAGTGAGATAAGGAGATAAAGTTGCCCAAAATTAGCCAAGTGACTGATAAAAAAGAGTTGTAAGGCAGAAAAAACTAATAAGAAACTGTTCATTTCACAAATTACAAGACGATGGTACCATTCATGATGCAACTTTACAACAACTACACTAATAAAACCCATACAGTTTTCATAATAATGTTTTGAAATTCGTTCCCtcagatttttcaaataattttacgGATCACTTTCCTTTCGGACCACTTAaacatttacatttacattaaataatattatatattcatGGTCCATGGAGCCaggtttttactttttattttaataagagAAAGGAGGACTCGGATTCAATTTATATACTACACCTAACAtactgttttattttttttaatatgtcctcaaaaataaaataaaaaatccgatctttctatttttatataaagtGTTTAGCTGTAAGagattttaagttaaaattaaagaatttaaaatttatgacaaaaaataaatatatacttatttatgtgattatatcaaacttaaaattaaattgttatgaaatatcatttttttatatgattaaaaaggaaaaagtgtcATAAAATTAGAGAAAGAAGGAGTATATTATTATAGACAACTCATCACATAAAATAAGAGGATTGAgcaagagaaaaagaatgaaagaatATTTACATCAACAAAGCAGTCGTGGAAATGTAGACGAATGAGAGAAGCTCCCATGCGCGTTTCATTATCAATGGCACTGTCCACAATTCCTTTCACAGCTGAGAAAACGCATGACTCCTGAGTTAATTGCTGACTCAAATATTCgtctgaatttttcttcttatcgtttaaagttaaaatactGATTTCGCTTGATTCCAACAAATCGATATCTGGAGAGATATTTTGGAGGAGTGATCCGTTATTCATGACCATGGCTTCATAAGTATTTCTATAAATGGCAACACCTGCAAGTGCAAGTGCCACAAGGCTCACCGCAAGGCTCAAATGGCTCAAACGAAAACCCATCACTTATAGAAATTATTAAATGTCTATTTGGAAGAAACAGAGGCCTTAGGGATGGTCTTTCTGCCTATATTTTCACTTCTATTTATAGGCAAGTGAAGACTTACTATTGGTCATGAATTAgtatatatgattaatttacTGCTTTAAATAATTGTGTgattacaaaatcaaatttatattttgtaaaataaaaattactttttatatttgtttattctTTTGCGAGAATATCATACGagtgataaaatattcatacaatatgatatgatgatatatatagTTACTATTAATGTTAACacattcaattttattaaaaagtagTACACTATAACTCAAGTTcaatgttactttttttttctttttcgctaaagtttaattaataaatattatatatttttaaaaataattttgtgatggtatattatacttttgtttaataaaattttacttatttataagataataaaaaaaattgagatgattttgatgatttcacaacttataaaaaatttatattcatgaacaaaaaatacaacctgaaattttaaattaattaatcaaataaaatttcaattttatcttCTATTATTTCatatcctaattcattttaacgTGATCAAAGAGATGATATCACGAATGGTGAACCC
This window of the Solanum pennellii chromosome 2, SPENNV200 genome carries:
- the LOC107008799 gene encoding suberization-associated anionic peroxidase 2 translates to MGFRLSHLSLAVSLVALALAGVAIYRNTYEAMVMNNGSLLQNISPDIDLLESSEISILTLNDKKKNSDEYLSQQLTQESCVFSAVKGIVDSAIDNETRMGASLIRLHFHDCFVDGCDGGILLDDINGTFTGEQNSPPNNNSVRGFEVIAQAKQSVVDSCPNISVSCADILAIAARDSLAKLGGQTYTVALGRSDATTANFSGAINQLPAPSDNLTVQIQKFSDKNFTVREMVALAGAHTVGFARCATVCVSTNVNPAAQLQCNCSATLTDSDLQQLDTTPAVFDKVYYDNLNNNQGIMFSDQVLTGNTTTAGFVTTYSNNITVFLEDFAAAMIKMGNLPPSAGAQLEIRDVCSRVNPTSVASM